A stretch of Prinia subflava isolate CZ2003 ecotype Zambia chromosome 14, Cam_Psub_1.2, whole genome shotgun sequence DNA encodes these proteins:
- the PPM1M gene encoding protein phosphatase 1M — protein MSGEWLRRWRRGGPAERPGGAPAAGPGPPPPALRYRRPKFLPGGAEEAPRGGRAVRGAGPERALPWGAGYAEVINAEKSEFNEDQAACCQISVRRREPGLEEDEEWLILCSTQFLTGHYWALFDGHGGPDAAIIASNYLHYCIKQKLEEIVGGITEAQPPMHLSGRCVCDSDPQFVEEKHIHTADLVVGALENAFQECDEVIGQEMEATNQTGGCTALAALYFQGKLYVANAGDSRAILVLKDNIVPMSSEFTPESERQRIQHLAFLFPKLLDGEFTRFEFPRRLKGDDVGQKVLYRDYFMEGWGYKTVEKADLKYPLVHGHGKQARLLGTLAVSRGLGDHQLKVIDTNIEVKPFLSCIPKVNVFDFALHDIKEDDVLIMATDGLWDVLCNDEVAHVVRSFLAENRTDPQRFSELAKCLVCRARGKKRGHQWMLDDSHEASYDDISVFVIPLHNREED, from the exons ATGTCGGGCGAGTGGCtgcggcggtggcggcggggcggccccgcggagCGGCCCGGCGGAGccccggcagcggggccgggcccgccgccccccgccctgCGCTACCGCCGGCCCAAGTTCCTGCCCGGCGGCGCCGAGGAggccccgcggggcgggcgggccgTGCGGGGCGCCGGGCCCGAGCGGGCGCTGCCCTGGGGCGCGGGATACGCCGA GGTTATCAATGCTGAGAAGTCAGAGTTCAATGAGGACCAGGCAGCCTGCTGTCAGATCTCTGTCCGGAGGAGAGAGCCAGGCCTagaggaggatgaggaatgGCTGATCCTGTGCTCCACGCAG TTTCTAACTGGTCACTACTGGGCGCTCTTTGATGGCCACGGTGGCCCAGACGCTGCCATCATCGCCTCCAACTATTTGCACTACTGCATCAAGCAGAAGCTGGAGGAGATTGTGGGAGGCATCACCGAGGCCCAGCCCCCCATGCACCTCAGCGGACGCTGCGTTTGTGACAGTGACCCCCAGTTCGTGGAGGAGAAGCACATCCACACAGCAGACTTGGTGGTGGGAGCCCTGGAGAATGCCTTCCAGGAATGT GATGAAGTCATTGGGCAGGAGATGGAAGCTACGAACCAGACAGGAGGTTGCACTGCTCTGGCTGCCCTTTATTTCCAGGGAAAGCTGTATGTGGCCaatgctggggacagcag GGCAATTCTTGTGCTGAAGGACAACATTGTGCCCATGAGCAGCGAGTTCACCCCCGAGTCAGAGAGGCAGCGAATCCAGCACTTG GCTTTCCTTTTCCCCAAGCTCCTGGATGGTGAGTTCACCCGCTTTGAGTTTCCACGGCGGCTGAAGGGAGATGACGTGGGCCAGAAAGTCCTGTACCGGGATTACTTCATGGAGGGCTG GGGGTACAAGACAGTGGAGAAAGCTGACCTCAAGTATCCTCTTGTCCATGGTCACGGGAAGCAG GCTCGCCTGCTGGGGACCTTGGCTGTCTCTCGAGGCCTAGGGGATCATCAGCTCAAGGTCATCGACACCAACATTGAAGTCAAACCCTTCCTCTCCTGCATTCCTAAG GTGAATGTATTTGACTTTGCTCTGCATGACATTAAGGAAGATGATGTCCTCATCATGGCAACTGATGGCCTTTGGGATGTTCTGTGCAATGATGAGGTGGCCCATGTGGTCAGGAGCTTCCTTGCAGAAAACAGGACAGATCCTCAAAG GTTTTCAGAACTGGCCAAGTGCTTGGTATGcagagcaaggggaaaaaagagaggcCACCAGTGGATGCTGGATGACAGCCACGAGGCATCCTACGATGACATCTCTGTATTTGTCATCCCACTACACAACAGGGAAGAGGACTGA
- the WDR82 gene encoding WD repeat-containing protein 82 has protein sequence MKLTDNVLRSFRVAKVFRENSDKINCFDFSPNGETVISSSDDDSIVLYDCQEGKPKRTLYSKKYGVDLIRYTHAANTVVYSSNKIDDTIRYLSLHDNKYIRYFPGHTKRVVALSMSPVDDTFISGSLDKTIRLWDLRSPNCQGLMHLQGKPVCSFDPEGLIFAAGVNSEMVKLYDLRSFDKGPFATFKMQYDRTCEWTGLKFSNDGKLILISTNGGFIRLIDAFKGAVLHTFGGYNNSKAVTLEASFTPDSQFIMIGSEDGKIHVWNGESGMKVAVLDGKHTGPITCLQFNPKFMTFASACSNMAFWLPTIDD, from the exons ATGAAGCTGACGGACAACGTGCTGCGGAGCTTCCGCGTGGCCAAGGTCTTCCGCGAGAACTCGGACAAGATCAACTGCTTCGACTTCAGCCCCAACGGCGAGACTGTCATTTCCAGCAGCGACGATGACTCCATCGTTCTCTATGACTGTCAGGAGGGCAA ACCAAAGAGGACCCTGTACAGTAAGAAGTATGGAGTGGACCTCATCAGATACACACATGCTGCCAACACAGTCGTGTACAGCTCCAACAAAATAGATG acACAATCCGATACCTCTCCCTGCATGACAACAAATACATTCGCTATTTCCCGGGGCACACAAAAAG AGTGGTTGCTCTTTCAATGTCTCCAGTGGATGATACCTTTATTTCTGGATCTCTGGATAAAACCATTCGACTTTGGGATCTCCGCTCTCCGAATTGCCAG GGTTTAATGCATCTCCAAGGGAAGCCAGTGTGTTCTTTTGACCCAGAAGGGTTGATTTTTGCTGCTGGAGTCAATTCTGAAATGGTGAAGCTTTATGATCTCCGTTCTTTTGACAAG GGGCCGTTTGCGACGTTTAAGATGCAGTATGACCGAACGTGTGAGTGGACAGGCCTGAAGTTCAGCAACGACGGGAAACTCATCCTCATCTCGACCAACGGCGGCTTCATTCGGCTCATCGATGCCTTCAAAGGAGCTGTCCTGCACACGTTTGGG GGTTACAACAATAGTAAGGCTGTCACGCTGGAGGCATCATTCACACCAGACTCTCAGTTCATCATGATAG GTTCGGAGGATGGGAAGATCCATGTTTGGAATGGAGAAAGTGGGATGAAGGTGGCTGTCCTAGATGGAAAACACACGGGTCCTATAACCTGTCTGCAGTTCAATCCAAAATTCATGACTTTCGCTAGTGCATGTTCCAATATG gCCTTTTGGTTGCCCACTATCGACGATTAA